One Acetoanaerobium noterae genomic region harbors:
- a CDS encoding glycosyltransferase family 2 protein gives MLSILTPTYNRAYILPQLFESLKRQSKKGFEWIVVDDGSTDNTEEIVRKWKDSEIEFNINYIKQDNGGKHRAINKGINFAQYDFTYILDSDDYLTNNAVELIYKWIKEIDNAERYVGVSGCKGKYDGNQLIRIGDFPDENKYVDSNNIDRIKNKLQGDKAEIYRTEILKKYPFPEFEGEKFLWEAVVWNKIASDGFLIRWFPEIICICDYLHDGLTNTDSEYRKLSNFNGYTLLEKMNCNTLPFPYNFFSAGRYYKIAKQKKFKSQKILEALDIEKSFLCLGIFMNFVKEFVKTRMTSKGGSKT, from the coding sequence ATGTTATCAATATTAACACCCACTTATAACAGAGCATATATCTTGCCACAATTATTTGAATCATTGAAAAGACAATCCAAGAAGGGGTTTGAATGGATTGTAGTAGATGACGGCTCTACAGATAATACTGAAGAAATTGTTAGAAAATGGAAAGATTCAGAGATAGAATTCAATATAAACTATATTAAACAAGATAATGGAGGAAAGCATAGAGCTATAAACAAAGGAATCAACTTTGCACAATATGATTTCACATATATTCTTGATAGCGATGATTACTTAACTAATAATGCTGTAGAGTTAATTTATAAATGGATAAAAGAGATTGATAATGCTGAAAGATATGTTGGGGTTTCAGGCTGTAAGGGAAAGTATGATGGTAACCAGTTAATTAGAATTGGAGATTTTCCTGATGAGAATAAGTATGTTGATTCTAATAATATAGATAGAATTAAAAATAAACTTCAGGGAGACAAAGCCGAAATATATAGAACTGAAATCTTGAAAAAGTATCCTTTTCCCGAATTTGAGGGAGAAAAATTTTTATGGGAGGCTGTGGTTTGGAATAAAATAGCCTCAGATGGATTTTTAATTAGATGGTTTCCAGAGATAATTTGTATTTGTGATTATTTACATGATGGTTTGACAAATACAGATTCTGAATATAGGAAACTGTCAAACTTTAATGGCTATACTTTGTTAGAAAAAATGAACTGTAATACACTACCTTTCCCTTACAACTTCTTCTCAGCAGGTAGATACTATAAAATTGCAAAACAAAAGAAATTTAAGTCACAAAAAATTCTAGAAGCATTAGATATTGAAAAATCATTTCTTTGTTTAGGTATATTTATGAATTTTGTTAAGGAGTTCGTTAAGACTCGAATGACAAGTAAAGGAGGGTCTAAGACATGA
- a CDS encoding O-antigen polymerase: protein MRLVNLKVFSWSVLYRVIMEYIYVSVLHVKYPLTYEVEFSLHRYVMSWAFFLIFNFLISNLYNKNSNIKISSVIIIILFYVSYIPTTIHDSYNSNEWAYFIYHNFYWLILFCFNQLLERKKISLPKIQIKGLKRIFTPETIRYIIQIMAVLFVVYTSFKVYGRIYFHFGLSDVYDLRFNESLSNFGTLYSLVLTWSGTIIIPVMAVYNYKKKNYYSFFYLLIAQIISFSIAGHKTQFFLIPIGIASIYFLNNKNLRYLPFAFVSLNLLSLLELVIKKTDILFDYFIRRIFFVPALLNSYYFDYFSRNSKLLLFEDMFFSRFFIKVFGLSPNYEVPSAKIIGLNYLGREELLANNGMFSYAYADLGFLGIILGAFSLVVLLQMINWIMNRMDISYAGIVIVIFTIAFLSVSISSVFYSYLVPLILIRFVFSDELNKKQNLERIKEEL, encoded by the coding sequence ATGAGACTTGTAAATCTCAAAGTGTTTAGTTGGTCAGTTTTATACAGAGTTATCATGGAGTATATATATGTTTCGGTCTTACATGTAAAATACCCTCTAACTTATGAAGTAGAATTTTCATTGCATAGATATGTTATGTCGTGGGCTTTTTTTTTAATTTTCAATTTCTTAATATCTAATTTGTATAATAAAAATTCAAATATTAAAATCTCTTCTGTGATTATTATTATTCTATTCTATGTGAGTTATATACCGACGACTATCCATGACTCATATAATAGTAATGAGTGGGCCTATTTTATATATCACAATTTTTATTGGTTGATATTGTTTTGTTTTAATCAATTACTCGAAAGAAAGAAAATTAGCTTACCAAAAATACAAATAAAGGGTTTAAAAAGAATATTCACTCCAGAAACGATAAGGTACATAATACAGATTATGGCAGTTCTGTTCGTTGTGTATACATCATTTAAAGTTTACGGAAGGATTTATTTTCACTTTGGATTATCAGATGTATACGATTTGAGATTTAATGAATCCTTATCAAATTTTGGAACATTGTATTCGCTTGTTCTTACTTGGAGTGGAACAATAATAATTCCTGTAATGGCAGTATACAATTACAAAAAAAAGAACTATTATAGTTTCTTCTATCTATTAATTGCACAAATAATATCATTTTCAATTGCAGGGCATAAAACGCAATTTTTTTTAATCCCCATAGGGATAGCATCAATTTACTTTTTAAACAACAAAAATCTGAGGTATTTGCCATTTGCTTTTGTTAGTTTAAATCTATTATCATTATTAGAATTAGTTATTAAAAAAACTGATATCCTTTTTGATTATTTCATTAGAAGGATATTCTTTGTTCCAGCATTATTAAACTCCTATTACTTTGACTACTTTAGCAGAAACTCAAAACTACTTCTATTTGAAGATATGTTTTTCTCAAGATTTTTCATAAAAGTTTTTGGCTTATCTCCGAATTATGAGGTACCATCTGCAAAAATTATTGGATTGAATTATTTAGGTAGAGAAGAATTGTTGGCCAATAATGGAATGTTTTCATACGCTTATGCTGATTTAGGTTTTCTAGGGATAATACTCGGGGCATTCTCTTTAGTTGTACTCTTACAGATGATTAACTGGATTATGAATAGAATGGATATATCATATGCGGGTATTGTCATAGTAATATTTACAATAGCCTTTTTAAGTGTTTCTATTAGTTCAGTTTTTTATTCTTACCTAGTTCCATTAATACTCATAAGATTTGTTTTTTCTGATGAGTTAAATAAGAAACAAAACTTGGAAAGAATCAAGGAGGAACTTTAA
- a CDS encoding lipopolysaccharide biosynthesis protein has product MQTESIKSNIVSSLMWKLLERSGTQGIQFIVQIILARLLSPEEFGVIAIVMVFILLANVFVQSGFNTALIQKKNADEVDFSSVLYLSLGVATILYTVIFFCAPFVAKFYNQPVLTNVLRILSITLFIGAVNSIQNAFVAKHMLFKKLFVCSLGAVIISGVIGIVAAYRGMGVWALVAQQLTNQLTVAVLLWSTVKWRPQLVFSIQRVKSLFSYGSKLLASGLIDTLYRELTTLIIGRVYSPSMIGFYNRGQQFPQLIVANINGSIQSVMLPALSACQDDKKRVKEMMRRAIVSSSFLIFPMMIGMAVVSKQLVLIVLTEKWLPAVPFLQISCLTFSLWPIHTANLQAINAMGRSDIFLRLEIIKKTVGLIILGITLPFGVYALALGVAISGIIFTFINAYPNKQLLNYSYKEQLIDIMPSLFISITMGGIVYSLNLFSFNDWQILILQIILGVSIYIGLARTFNLESFNYLVRTIRQLKRKNEYS; this is encoded by the coding sequence ATGCAAACAGAAAGCATTAAATCAAATATAGTCTCTTCCCTAATGTGGAAACTATTAGAGAGAAGTGGAACACAAGGTATACAATTTATCGTCCAAATTATTCTAGCAAGACTTCTTTCGCCTGAAGAGTTCGGTGTTATTGCTATAGTAATGGTGTTTATACTTCTAGCCAATGTATTTGTACAAAGTGGCTTTAATACAGCATTAATCCAAAAAAAGAACGCGGATGAAGTTGATTTTTCATCAGTTTTGTATTTAAGTTTAGGAGTTGCTACAATATTATATACTGTTATCTTTTTCTGCGCCCCCTTTGTAGCAAAATTTTACAACCAACCTGTATTAACAAATGTGCTTAGAATATTATCAATTACTTTGTTTATTGGAGCAGTAAACTCTATTCAAAACGCCTTTGTAGCAAAACATATGTTATTCAAGAAATTGTTTGTATGCAGTTTAGGTGCTGTGATTATCTCGGGGGTTATTGGTATAGTTGCTGCATATAGGGGTATGGGTGTCTGGGCTTTAGTTGCTCAACAATTGACTAATCAATTAACAGTTGCAGTATTATTATGGTCTACTGTTAAATGGAGACCTCAATTGGTATTCTCAATTCAAAGAGTAAAGAGCCTTTTTTCCTACGGATCAAAGCTGCTTGCATCAGGCTTGATTGACACTCTATATAGAGAGTTGACAACCCTTATTATTGGAAGGGTTTATAGTCCATCGATGATAGGTTTTTATAATAGAGGACAACAATTTCCACAGTTGATTGTAGCGAATATTAACGGCTCAATTCAATCTGTAATGCTACCAGCATTATCAGCTTGTCAAGATGACAAAAAGAGAGTTAAGGAAATGATGAGAAGAGCAATAGTATCAAGTTCCTTTCTGATTTTCCCTATGATGATAGGTATGGCTGTAGTGTCAAAACAATTAGTACTGATTGTACTAACAGAAAAGTGGTTACCTGCAGTACCGTTCTTGCAGATATCATGTTTGACTTTTTCACTATGGCCAATTCATACAGCTAACTTACAAGCAATTAATGCAATGGGTAGAAGCGATATATTTTTGCGACTAGAGATTATTAAGAAAACTGTTGGCCTAATAATTCTGGGAATTACATTACCTTTCGGAGTATACGCATTGGCGCTAGGAGTTGCTATCAGTGGAATTATTTTTACATTCATTAACGCTTATCCGAACAAACAGTTGCTAAATTATAGCTATAAGGAGCAATTGATAGATATAATGCCATCTCTTTTCATTTCTATTACTATGGGAGGAATAGTCTATTCTTTAAATCTCTTTAGCTTTAACGATTGGCAGATACTTATACTTCAAATAATTTTAGGAGTAAGTATTTATATTGGATTGGCCAGAACATTTAATTTAGAAAGCTTTAACTACTTAGTTAGAACGATTAGACAATTGAAAAGAAAAAATGAATATAGTTAG
- a CDS encoding dTDP-4-amino-4,6-dideoxyglucose formyltransferase, translating to MNILILTDNEFLYISFKKLIMGCDFEGIKFDYFYSYNNEFLQKKCINNFKAINLKKKCDVIIENYDLVFSLHCKQLFPPELVKSVRCVNVHPGLNPHNRGWFPQVFSIINKLPIGVTIHEMDEELDHGPIIVQKELEIRAWETSYDVYQRIQELEIELIRENLLKIINNEYKAVQPNSEGNVNLKKDFNELCEIDLDKKVSYREAIDFFRSMSFKGYKNAYFHDEEGNKIFVEIELEKEE from the coding sequence ATGAATATACTTATACTCACAGATAATGAATTTCTTTATATAAGTTTCAAAAAGTTGATAATGGGCTGTGATTTTGAAGGGATCAAGTTTGACTACTTTTATTCATACAATAATGAATTTTTGCAAAAAAAATGCATCAATAATTTCAAAGCTATAAACCTCAAAAAAAAATGTGATGTTATTATTGAAAATTACGATTTGGTTTTCTCACTCCACTGCAAACAATTATTCCCACCTGAGTTGGTTAAAAGCGTACGTTGTGTCAATGTACATCCGGGCTTAAATCCACATAATAGGGGATGGTTCCCACAAGTATTTAGCATTATCAATAAGCTACCAATAGGAGTAACAATTCATGAAATGGATGAAGAATTAGATCATGGTCCAATTATTGTTCAAAAAGAGCTAGAAATAAGAGCTTGGGAGACTTCGTATGATGTTTATCAACGAATTCAAGAATTAGAGATTGAACTTATTAGAGAAAATTTACTAAAAATAATTAATAATGAGTATAAAGCAGTTCAACCAAACTCTGAAGGAAATGTTAACTTAAAGAAAGACTTTAATGAGCTTTGTGAAATTGATTTAGATAAGAAAGTAAGTTATAGAGAGGCTATTGACTTCTTTAGATCTATGAGTTTTAAAGGTTATAAAAACGCATACTTCCATGATGAAGAAGGAAATAAGATTTTTGTCGAGATAGAATTAGAAAAGGAGGAATAA
- a CDS encoding glycosyltransferase family 2 protein — protein sequence MIDLSIVMVTYNHEKYVKDAIESILMQWTQYKYEILIGDDSSEDTTAKILGEYQELYPDKIRLIKRTENIGATKNLHDLLLKTKGRYIAYLEGDDFWSDNGKIEKQISLLECGFYFGIAHANYRVDMKGNIFGETCYFDEPTEITINDLLKTSGIFHTATLMHKNFFLNSDLDFSIIFEAHKLISDYTIACLCLNNGPILYIPDKLSSYRENLSNNGGNASAIIRRNMIGEYEEIITMYSKLESYFDKKYNFDYTKAVRALELISTYLVKKNTTLKHISGFTRKLSYKTKLFTIHLFVRKLCSYIRKKLIVF from the coding sequence ATGATAGATCTATCAATTGTTATGGTAACTTACAATCACGAAAAATATGTAAAAGATGCCATAGAAAGCATATTAATGCAATGGACTCAATATAAGTATGAGATACTTATTGGAGATGATTCTTCTGAAGATACTACTGCGAAAATACTTGGGGAGTATCAGGAGTTATATCCAGACAAAATAAGATTAATTAAAAGAACTGAGAACATAGGAGCAACAAAAAATTTACACGATCTTTTACTGAAAACAAAAGGAAGATATATTGCTTATCTAGAAGGTGATGATTTTTGGAGTGATAATGGTAAAATTGAAAAACAGATTAGTTTACTTGAATGTGGATTTTATTTTGGCATAGCTCACGCAAATTATAGAGTTGATATGAAAGGAAATATTTTCGGCGAAACCTGTTACTTCGACGAGCCTACAGAAATAACAATTAACGATTTGTTAAAGACGTCGGGGATATTTCATACTGCAACACTAATGCATAAGAATTTTTTCTTAAATTCTGATTTAGATTTCAGCATAATATTTGAAGCACACAAACTTATATCAGATTACACTATAGCATGTCTTTGTTTAAATAATGGTCCGATTCTTTACATCCCAGACAAGTTAAGTTCTTATAGGGAAAATCTTTCCAATAATGGCGGAAATGCAAGTGCAATTATTAGACGTAATATGATAGGGGAGTATGAAGAAATAATTACTATGTATAGTAAACTTGAAAGCTATTTCGATAAAAAATATAACTTTGATTATACTAAAGCAGTGCGAGCATTAGAACTTATTTCTACCTATTTGGTAAAAAAGAATACAACACTAAAACATATTTCAGGATTTACAAGAAAGTTATCTTATAAAACTAAACTCTTCACAATACACTTATTCGTAAGGAAACTTTGTTCATATATTAGAAAAAAATTAATAGTTTTCTAA